A genomic stretch from Candidatus Methanosuratincola sp. includes:
- a CDS encoding ABC transporter permease has product MRYSDILRWGLRGIKQRRLRAALTILGIMIGTAAVIALVSQTEGIQSSILEQVNKLGPNTISIRPASGAVVITQTDVNKMLQIPGIEYVVPVVTTPVRVYGGGTSKLFTLVGVDSTDFEILISGASYEEGRLFQSLSYSEVTVGSSVKQPQDLSYPLVVVGQSTTIEIGIVNPVKKTVQVVGALEPYGTATLVSVDDSIFMSLKGAMALLGKGSYSALFIKTTDVDSVDYVVENIKAIYGTRLNILTVKQITQIVSTITGQLTVLLGAIAAISLFVAGLGIMNIMFVSVIERTREIGVLKALGFTNNDVLLIFLSEATVMGVIGGILGLLVGAGISHLIPVVLSAGVSRTASSFGSTTAFSYTPIVRVDIAIFVLLFAVAVALLAGFYPARRGSRMDPVVALRHD; this is encoded by the coding sequence ATGAGGTATTCGGACATACTCAGGTGGGGGCTTCGGGGCATTAAGCAGCGGAGGCTTCGCGCAGCCCTCACCATACTGGGCATCATGATCGGTACGGCTGCGGTGATAGCGCTCGTCTCCCAGACGGAGGGCATTCAGAGCAGCATACTCGAGCAAGTAAACAAGCTCGGACCGAACACAATCAGCATCAGACCAGCTTCAGGCGCAGTAGTCATCACGCAGACCGACGTCAATAAGATGCTCCAGATCCCTGGCATTGAGTACGTGGTGCCGGTTGTGACTACCCCCGTGAGAGTGTATGGAGGGGGAACGTCCAAGCTCTTCACGTTGGTGGGGGTCGACAGCACCGATTTCGAGATCCTGATAAGCGGCGCCTCCTATGAGGAGGGCAGACTGTTCCAGTCCTTGAGCTATTCCGAGGTCACCGTCGGATCGTCGGTGAAGCAGCCCCAGGATCTGTCTTACCCCTTGGTCGTAGTCGGGCAGTCAACAACAATCGAGATCGGCATCGTTAACCCTGTAAAGAAGACCGTCCAGGTCGTCGGTGCGCTCGAGCCCTATGGGACCGCTACGCTCGTCTCTGTCGACGACAGCATCTTCATGTCCCTCAAGGGAGCGATGGCTCTCCTCGGAAAGGGCAGCTACAGCGCCCTTTTTATAAAGACGACCGATGTCGACTCGGTTGACTATGTGGTAGAGAACATAAAGGCGATCTACGGAACCCGTCTTAATATACTGACCGTGAAGCAGATTACCCAAATAGTCTCCACCATAACTGGGCAGCTCACAGTTCTCCTTGGGGCGATAGCCGCCATCTCACTATTCGTCGCTGGACTGGGCATAATGAACATAATGTTCGTCTCGGTCATCGAGAGGACGCGCGAGATTGGCGTGCTGAAGGCACTTGGATTCACGAACAATGACGTGCTCCTGATATTCCTCTCCGAGGCAACCGTCATGGGCGTTATAGGCGGAATACTCGGGCTCCTGGTCGGCGCGGGCATTTCTCACCTCATACCCGTGGTCCTCTCTGCCGGAGTGAGCCGGACGGCGAGCTCATTCGGCTCAACTACCGCCTTCTCTTATACACCAATAGTCCGGGTAGACATCGCCATCTTTGTATTATTGTTTGCCGTAGCGGTCGCACTGCTTGCAGGATTCTATCCCGCCAGGAGGGGCTCAAGGATGGATCCGGTCGTGGCGCTCAGGCATGACTGA
- a CDS encoding HAD family hydrolase yields the protein MQRSKISTISFDMDGTLVTPSFANLIWLEVIPQLVSEAWGISVDEAKAQLFADYKSIGPNRMEWYDLSYWTKRYRLEVNPRKLLLEYKEAVTPYPEVFGVLEALRENFDLVIISNSHRLFLDITSALFEGFFKKTFSTISDFGTMKDTSSYRRACEELKIVPQELAHVGDSLELDYARARRAGVRAFYLDRDGLKKGRRFVRNLVEFKDRLLRL from the coding sequence ATGCAGAGGTCAAAGATCTCAACAATATCGTTCGACATGGACGGGACGCTAGTCACCCCTTCGTTTGCTAACCTGATCTGGCTGGAGGTCATTCCCCAACTGGTGTCTGAGGCGTGGGGAATAAGCGTCGACGAGGCTAAGGCGCAGCTCTTTGCTGACTATAAGTCAATAGGACCCAACCGCATGGAGTGGTACGACCTCTCATACTGGACTAAGCGCTACCGCCTCGAGGTCAACCCGAGGAAGCTCCTTCTTGAGTACAAGGAGGCAGTCACCCCATATCCGGAAGTATTCGGCGTCCTGGAGGCGCTCAGAGAGAACTTCGATCTTGTGATCATCTCGAACTCCCACCGACTCTTCCTCGACATCACATCCGCTCTATTTGAGGGGTTCTTCAAGAAGACGTTCTCGACAATATCCGACTTTGGCACAATGAAAGATACCTCTTCCTACAGGAGGGCATGCGAAGAGCTCAAGATAGTGCCGCAGGAGCTTGCGCATGTGGGGGACAGCCTCGAGTTAGACTACGCAAGGGCGAGGAGGGCAGGTGTGAGGGCATTTTACTTGGACAGGGATGGGCTAAAAAAGGGGAGGCGGTTTGTCAGGAACCTCGTCGAATTCAAGGATCGGCTTCTTAGATTGTAG
- a CDS encoding glycosyltransferase has translation MAIWALDLSHVSYAITGFFVAYSVYYLILFAATCRTKKTTSGTSNKTKFLVLIPAHNEEAVIGDICSDLLNQSYPRDLYRVIVVADNCTDGTARVVKGFGQEVLICAERRSEVKGKGAALDFALDNVRRLVDGFEPDYVVVFDADNRVPNDFLSSLSSNAKGFEAIQCNVKTKNPDSSWIARASYYEGLILQRLWQCGKDRLGLCAALEGTGEAIRYDVISRLKFGNSLTDDFDLTVRLAKDGIRVRYLQHPCTYDEKPDDVMIEVKRRIRWATGHFQTFFHNGSALLKKPSRLTLDAFFYFTNMISPLILMVSWATTILVSFGVAKTVVLPPALTIALALIIFPILVTVSWMEGDNGFLRNLPLFYALTALWLIAAPIGLVKSVFGCGGWDRTPHKFTSGKIGIVQGSLAASPVAAPSTAIKTCDEKWLKVTPSFECHCRGACIGDFGRKTGVREDGCEGPRTGLSDISCLNVIGINVTTAHVLLLR, from the coding sequence TTGGCGATTTGGGCTTTGGACTTGAGCCATGTCTCATATGCGATAACAGGCTTTTTCGTTGCGTACTCAGTTTATTACCTCATCCTCTTCGCTGCGACCTGCAGGACGAAAAAAACTACGTCCGGTACGTCAAACAAAACAAAGTTTCTTGTCCTCATCCCCGCACACAACGAGGAAGCCGTCATCGGCGACATATGCAGCGACCTCCTCAATCAGAGCTATCCACGTGATCTTTACAGGGTGATAGTGGTCGCCGACAACTGCACAGACGGCACAGCAAGGGTCGTTAAGGGCTTCGGTCAGGAAGTGCTGATCTGCGCGGAGAGGCGGTCTGAGGTAAAGGGGAAGGGCGCAGCGCTCGACTTTGCCCTCGATAATGTGCGCAGGCTGGTTGACGGGTTTGAGCCAGACTACGTCGTTGTATTCGATGCGGACAACAGGGTTCCAAACGATTTCCTCTCCTCCCTCTCCTCTAATGCGAAAGGCTTTGAAGCCATACAGTGCAATGTCAAGACGAAGAACCCCGACTCTTCTTGGATCGCAAGGGCCTCCTACTATGAAGGTCTCATACTCCAGCGCCTCTGGCAGTGCGGAAAGGACAGGCTCGGTCTGTGCGCAGCGCTCGAGGGAACTGGGGAGGCAATAAGATACGATGTGATCTCGAGGCTGAAGTTTGGTAACTCGCTCACTGACGACTTCGACCTGACAGTTCGCCTGGCTAAGGACGGCATCCGTGTCCGGTACCTCCAGCACCCTTGCACGTATGATGAGAAGCCGGACGATGTAATGATCGAGGTCAAGAGGAGGATAAGGTGGGCAACTGGGCATTTTCAGACTTTCTTCCACAACGGATCGGCGCTCCTCAAAAAGCCGAGCAGACTCACTTTAGACGCGTTCTTCTACTTCACGAATATGATTTCGCCACTCATATTGATGGTCTCTTGGGCTACAACGATCCTGGTTTCTTTTGGGGTTGCAAAAACAGTCGTGCTACCCCCTGCCCTCACCATCGCCCTCGCACTGATTATATTCCCCATACTGGTAACTGTTTCCTGGATGGAGGGCGATAACGGCTTTCTCAGGAACCTGCCCTTATTCTATGCATTGACGGCGCTCTGGCTCATCGCCGCACCCATCGGTCTTGTGAAGTCTGTTTTTGGCTGCGGGGGCTGGGATAGGACGCCGCATAAGTTCACCTCGGGGAAGATCGGGATCGTCCAAGGGTCTCTGGCAGCATCACCGGTAGCCGCCCCATCTACTGCAATAAAAACCTGTGACGAAAAGTGGCTCAAAGTTACCCCCTCTTTTGAATGTCATTGTAGGGGGGCATGTATAGGCGACTTCGGTCGGAAGACGGGCGTAAGGGAAGATGGTTGCGAGGGCCCGCGCACAGGTTTGTCCGATATAAGTTGTCTAAACGTAATCGGCATTAACGTTACAACGGCACATGTCCTGCTCCTAAGGTAA
- a CDS encoding VTT domain-containing protein, with product MDWFVILVEWLKGYGYVGALLIAFFGNLIPFLPVPFLIPVFLLSGVMEPLPLGITVGIGATIGKCVSYMIGRGGATFLSDKKRQELKCFSNAMGKFGDLAIFIFSAFPLPDDVIIIPFGLAKYNFKRFFAMLLLGKLFLGLLVAYAGHYSFEVIIGFLGGDNVLLGVLGSILLLVILTAIILMIDWIEAVEYINSNGILAYVRMMLSRIFKDRRIRQQAKDVESGA from the coding sequence TTGGACTGGTTTGTAATTCTGGTCGAATGGCTCAAGGGATACGGCTACGTTGGTGCGCTACTGATTGCTTTTTTCGGCAATCTGATACCTTTCCTGCCCGTGCCCTTCCTCATACCCGTATTCCTTCTTTCGGGTGTGATGGAACCATTGCCACTGGGGATCACCGTTGGGATCGGCGCAACAATCGGCAAGTGCGTCTCGTACATGATCGGCAGGGGAGGCGCAACCTTCCTTTCGGATAAGAAGAGGCAAGAGCTAAAGTGCTTTTCAAATGCCATGGGTAAGTTCGGAGACCTCGCGATCTTCATATTCTCGGCATTCCCCCTCCCCGATGATGTGATAATAATTCCTTTTGGCCTGGCAAAGTATAACTTCAAGCGATTCTTCGCCATGCTCTTGCTGGGCAAGCTGTTCTTGGGACTTCTGGTGGCGTATGCAGGGCATTACTCTTTTGAGGTGATTATAGGTTTCTTGGGCGGGGATAATGTCCTGTTAGGTGTGCTCGGTTCGATATTGCTCTTGGTCATACTGACAGCAATAATCCTTATGATAGACTGGATCGAGGCGGTCGAGTACATAAATAGCAATGGCATTTTGGCGTATGTCAGGATGATGCTCAGCAGGATCTTCAAAGACAGGAGGATAAGGCAGCAGGCCAAGGATGTGGAGAGTGGCGCATGA
- the thyX gene encoding FAD-dependent thymidylate synthase — MVLKVTLLSHTPDPERTAAAAARQCYSKFSATKAYSVLSPEDVKRLLRKIIASGHLSVLEHASFTFVIEGISRACSHQLVRHRIASYSQQSQRYIKFDELEFVIPESISNDSEAGKMFLEVLEGCRETYRKLLAKGIPAEDARYILPQASPTKIVVTMNARALLNFFELRCCLSAQWEIRRVAEEMLSLVRAVAPAIFESAGPFCVSRRICPEKKYDCPVWVRLYKKGGH; from the coding sequence ATGGTTTTGAAGGTAACTCTGCTTTCTCACACGCCCGACCCCGAAAGGACGGCGGCTGCTGCAGCGAGGCAGTGCTATTCAAAGTTCAGCGCGACGAAGGCGTATTCAGTTCTCTCTCCAGAGGACGTTAAACGTCTGCTGAGGAAGATAATTGCAAGCGGACACCTATCTGTCCTCGAGCATGCGAGCTTTACCTTCGTCATTGAGGGGATCTCGAGGGCATGCAGTCACCAACTCGTGAGGCATAGAATAGCCTCATACTCGCAGCAGAGCCAGCGCTACATCAAGTTCGACGAGCTTGAGTTTGTGATACCTGAGAGCATATCGAATGATTCGGAGGCGGGGAAGATGTTCTTGGAGGTGCTTGAGGGATGCAGGGAGACATACCGGAAACTCTTGGCGAAAGGGATTCCTGCTGAGGACGCGCGGTACATACTGCCGCAGGCATCGCCCACAAAGATCGTCGTCACGATGAACGCGAGGGCACTCCTGAACTTCTTCGAGCTCAGATGTTGTCTCTCCGCCCAGTGGGAGATCAGGCGGGTCGCGGAGGAGATGCTCTCCCTTGTGAGGGCTGTGGCACCCGCGATCTTCGAGTCTGCAGGCCCATTCTGTGTCTCCCGCAGGATATGCCCTGAAAAGAAGTACGACTGCCCGGTGTGGGTCAGGCTGTACAAGAAGGGAGGTCACTGA
- a CDS encoding DJ-1/PfpI family protein: MVRIIKVGVLAFPELEELDLAGAWEVLGATRRLFREGVFKDAYFELETVGKQLGPVKCYHDLKIMVERTLDSLPEYDVLFVPGGPGRLKAQKDDEILEAVKKFYESGKIVSSVCTGAFILAEAGVLKGKKATSFHTVVDQLSGYGACPLKERVVVDGNVVTGAGISSSIDVGVKLVEILMGKEAAGVVTEWVEYCPPS; the protein is encoded by the coding sequence TTGGTAAGAATAATAAAAGTCGGAGTGCTGGCATTCCCGGAGCTTGAAGAGCTCGACCTGGCAGGTGCATGGGAGGTGCTCGGCGCAACAAGAAGACTCTTTAGGGAAGGCGTCTTTAAGGATGCGTACTTCGAACTCGAAACGGTTGGAAAGCAATTAGGCCCTGTGAAATGCTACCACGACCTGAAGATAATGGTGGAAAGAACTCTGGACTCACTTCCGGAGTACGACGTCCTGTTTGTGCCAGGCGGCCCAGGTAGGCTCAAGGCCCAGAAGGACGATGAGATACTGGAGGCAGTAAAAAAGTTTTATGAGAGTGGCAAGATCGTCTCCTCGGTCTGCACTGGGGCGTTTATACTCGCCGAGGCGGGAGTGCTCAAAGGGAAGAAGGCAACCTCTTTCCACACAGTGGTGGATCAGCTTTCGGGCTACGGGGCATGCCCGCTGAAGGAGAGGGTTGTCGTAGACGGGAATGTCGTAACAGGGGCAGGGATCTCTTCTTCGATCGACGTCGGCGTGAAGCTTGTCGAGATTCTAATGGGCAAAGAAGCAGCAGGTGTAGTCACAGAGTGGGTGGAGTACTGCCCGCCCTCCTGA
- a CDS encoding acyl-CoA thioesterase: MLEAKKVSESALTSTRWMFPSDANPAGNVFGGSIVRYIDEVAAAVAMRHARKNVVIASMDRMDFHTPVKIGDLIILKASVNYVGKTSMEIGVRVEAENLMTGEVRHAASAYATMVALDESGKPTEVPRLIPETDDEKRRYKEGEARRLARLKALR; the protein is encoded by the coding sequence ATGTTGGAGGCTAAAAAGGTAAGCGAATCTGCGTTGACTTCTACGAGATGGATGTTCCCTTCAGACGCTAACCCTGCTGGAAATGTGTTCGGGGGCTCGATCGTGAGGTACATAGACGAGGTGGCTGCTGCGGTGGCAATGAGGCATGCTAGGAAGAACGTCGTTATAGCTTCGATGGATAGGATGGACTTCCACACGCCGGTGAAGATAGGGGATCTGATCATCCTGAAGGCTTCGGTTAATTATGTGGGGAAGACATCGATGGAGATAGGAGTGAGGGTAGAGGCTGAAAACCTGATGACGGGAGAGGTAAGGCACGCCGCCTCGGCATATGCCACAATGGTAGCTCTTGACGAGTCAGGAAAGCCCACCGAGGTGCCTAGGCTAATACCCGAGACAGACGACGAAAAGAGGCGGTACAAAGAAGGCGAGGCGAGGAGGCTGGCGAGGCTAAAGGCACTCAGGTGA
- a CDS encoding NAD-binding protein: MRILIFGAGGIGRYLIRELNNKGHEIAIMDIDEDVCRELSEQYDVLTLKGDVTNMDDLAAADIATFDLVISVISKDEANILACLIAKELGVKRTIARIGDPRMAKIAEKLGITDTLCPELTAAEKVLRLIKEEFPIEGTIPVGIKIVDLKVAKNSLVAGRRIIDLPLITDWLIIKVKKNGTTLRPDPNHTLEPDQRVTMIVKEESLERIKAFFEESV, encoded by the coding sequence ATGCGGATCCTCATCTTTGGCGCTGGCGGCATCGGCAGGTACCTGATCAGGGAGCTGAACAATAAGGGGCACGAGATCGCCATTATGGACATCGACGAGGACGTTTGCAGGGAGCTCTCGGAGCAGTATGACGTCCTTACGCTGAAGGGCGACGTCACCAACATGGATGACCTTGCAGCCGCGGATATCGCCACTTTCGATCTTGTGATATCCGTGATCAGCAAGGACGAGGCAAACATCCTGGCTTGCCTCATAGCAAAGGAGCTTGGCGTGAAGAGGACTATCGCCAGGATAGGCGATCCGAGGATGGCAAAGATAGCCGAGAAGCTGGGCATAACTGACACGCTCTGCCCCGAGCTCACCGCTGCCGAGAAGGTGCTCAGACTAATCAAGGAGGAGTTCCCGATCGAGGGGACGATCCCGGTAGGGATTAAGATCGTGGATCTGAAGGTCGCCAAGAACTCGCTAGTAGCAGGCAGGAGGATCATCGATCTCCCGCTGATAACCGACTGGCTGATAATAAAGGTCAAGAAGAACGGCACGACGCTCCGCCCTGACCCGAACCACACACTGGAGCCGGACCAGAGGGTGACGATGATAGTCAAGGAAGAGTCCTTGGAGAGGATAAAGGCTTTCTTCGAAGAATCAGTCTAA
- a CDS encoding TrkH family potassium uptake protein, with protein sequence MIEGLREEILGGLLGLLLIFGGILLLPVVPAVIFAEFETAVPFLVTGLAVVLFSALARRKVKIKESYSRVSSIIIASVGWILVSAIGAIPFAAVLGYNPLDALFESMSGFTTTGMTLITNFESVPSSILFWRSLTQWIGGVGIILLFTLILVGGGVGSWRLYHLEGREEKFTLSTIATIKRIWLIYSILTAICAIVLLLLGMPPFDAINTAMTALSTGGFLTKNSILYFGKPEIQVVLCVFMTIGAISFSLFYNILRFDVKHILRDVETKFLIGTLLTCGVLVALMLWLAGFDTRYALLESFFNTIAIMTTTGYSSVDLNAWPLASKSILLLLMMIGGCSGSTAGGMKVWRFIVMYRAAKMEISKISLPPIAIKPIKIGGRALEEGYAVRVGAFVFLYVFAILVQFIVISTMVPDPLGAISLVASAQGNVGPAFYPVTEVPPAGKALLIASMWFGRLELFPVLALFSKELVDALRTRKEKAYV encoded by the coding sequence ATGATCGAGGGATTGAGGGAAGAGATCCTCGGCGGCCTGCTGGGCCTCCTGCTGATCTTCGGCGGGATCCTGCTCCTTCCGGTCGTCCCAGCAGTAATTTTTGCAGAGTTCGAGACCGCAGTCCCTTTCCTAGTAACCGGGCTCGCGGTCGTGCTATTCTCCGCTCTGGCAAGGAGGAAGGTCAAAATAAAAGAGAGCTACTCGAGGGTCTCCTCGATAATCATCGCTTCGGTCGGCTGGATACTCGTCTCGGCTATCGGGGCAATACCGTTTGCCGCGGTCTTGGGGTACAACCCCCTCGATGCGCTCTTCGAGTCAATGTCCGGCTTCACGACCACCGGGATGACGCTGATCACGAATTTCGAGTCGGTTCCCTCCTCCATACTCTTCTGGCGGAGCCTGACGCAGTGGATTGGGGGAGTCGGGATAATCCTCCTCTTCACACTGATCCTTGTTGGAGGGGGTGTCGGGAGCTGGAGGCTCTACCACCTTGAAGGGAGGGAGGAGAAGTTCACGCTCAGTACCATCGCCACTATAAAGAGGATCTGGCTGATCTACTCGATACTGACTGCCATATGTGCAATAGTCCTTTTGTTGCTAGGGATGCCTCCCTTTGATGCCATAAACACTGCAATGACTGCGCTTTCCACAGGCGGTTTCCTTACAAAGAACAGCATCCTTTACTTCGGGAAGCCTGAGATCCAGGTTGTCCTCTGTGTTTTCATGACGATAGGGGCAATAAGCTTCTCGTTATTCTACAATATACTGAGGTTTGATGTCAAGCACATACTTAGAGATGTTGAGACGAAGTTTCTCATAGGAACCTTGCTGACCTGCGGGGTTCTGGTGGCGTTGATGCTTTGGCTTGCAGGCTTCGACACAAGATATGCGCTACTCGAGAGTTTCTTCAATACTATTGCAATAATGACTACTACAGGGTATTCGAGCGTTGACTTGAATGCCTGGCCTCTTGCATCAAAATCAATACTCCTCCTACTTATGATGATTGGCGGGTGCTCTGGCTCGACCGCCGGCGGGATGAAGGTGTGGCGCTTTATCGTCATGTACCGGGCTGCAAAGATGGAGATCAGCAAGATCTCCCTGCCCCCGATAGCCATCAAGCCCATAAAGATCGGGGGCAGAGCACTCGAAGAGGGCTATGCTGTGAGGGTCGGTGCGTTCGTCTTCCTTTATGTTTTTGCGATACTCGTCCAGTTCATCGTTATATCTACCATGGTGCCCGATCCGCTCGGCGCCATCTCACTGGTCGCCTCTGCGCAAGGCAACGTGGGTCCTGCATTTTATCCTGTCACGGAGGTGCCGCCTGCCGGCAAGGCACTCCTGATCGCCTCCATGTGGTTCGGAAGGCTGGAGCTCTTCCCGGTGTTGGCACTCTTCAGCAAGGAGCTTGTAGATGCCTTGCGGACCAGGAAAGAAAAGGCGTACGTCTGA
- a CDS encoding ABC transporter ATP-binding protein, with product MESEPGGNDGNDRMVIVANDLWKVYKLGEIEYAALRGVSFLAKRGEYIAIVGPSGSGKSTLLNIMGALDRPTRGTIMIDGVDISTLNDNKLAELRNKKLGFVFQTFNLLSYMSAAENVETPLVAAGVPSELRRKRSYELLEMVGLKGFERNRPSMLSGGQQQRVAIARALANDPQIILADEPTGNLDSKSSMEIIEILKRLNAEKGVTVIMVTHNLELTAHCNRIWYFRDGRIEREDVLHAK from the coding sequence TTGGAATCGGAACCTGGAGGAAACGACGGAAATGACCGGATGGTGATTGTGGCGAATGACCTATGGAAGGTCTACAAGCTTGGCGAGATAGAATACGCAGCCCTCCGTGGGGTCAGCTTCCTGGCAAAGCGCGGGGAGTATATTGCCATCGTCGGTCCCTCCGGGAGCGGCAAATCCACCCTTCTCAACATAATGGGGGCGCTCGACAGGCCCACGAGAGGCACGATAATGATAGACGGTGTGGACATCTCTACACTCAACGACAACAAGCTCGCAGAGCTGAGGAACAAGAAGCTCGGTTTCGTTTTCCAGACGTTCAACCTCCTCTCCTACATGAGTGCCGCCGAAAATGTCGAGACCCCGCTGGTCGCCGCAGGCGTCCCATCCGAGCTTAGGCGAAAGAGATCTTATGAGCTCCTCGAGATGGTCGGGCTTAAGGGCTTTGAACGGAACCGCCCGTCGATGCTCAGTGGAGGGCAGCAACAGAGGGTCGCGATAGCTAGGGCGCTGGCAAATGACCCTCAGATCATCTTGGCTGATGAGCCGACGGGCAACCTGGACTCAAAGTCCAGCATGGAGATCATCGAGATATTGAAGCGGCTGAATGCAGAGAAAGGCGTCACCGTAATCATGGTCACGCATAACCTGGAGCTGACTGCTCACTGCAACAGGATTTGGTACTTTAGGGATGGCAGAATAGAGAGGGAGGATGTCTTGCATGCAAAGTAG
- a CDS encoding manganese efflux pump MntP family protein encodes MDLVEILLIAVGLSMDSLAVAVASGMALKEIGVRGSAKIGAFFGLFQAGMPIIGWLGGSAFIWLIAGFDHWVAFLLLAFIGGRMIYEAVWDTDEVSGKNPLVLSHLLLISVATSIDALAVGLGFSALGVSILAPAVAIGAVCFAISFTGAFFGNRVGRYLGNRVRAIGGIILISIGLRILLEHLGLIG; translated from the coding sequence ATGGATTTGGTGGAGATCCTCCTCATTGCCGTAGGACTATCCATGGACTCGCTCGCGGTTGCTGTTGCCAGCGGCATGGCATTGAAGGAGATCGGTGTGAGAGGATCCGCCAAAATAGGCGCATTCTTCGGGCTATTCCAAGCGGGAATGCCGATCATCGGCTGGCTCGGGGGGTCTGCGTTCATATGGCTGATAGCCGGATTTGACCACTGGGTTGCGTTCCTGCTTCTCGCATTCATCGGGGGCAGAATGATCTACGAGGCGGTCTGGGATACGGACGAAGTCTCAGGAAAGAACCCGCTTGTGCTGAGCCACCTCCTCCTCATCTCGGTTGCTACCAGCATAGATGCACTCGCCGTCGGTCTCGGATTCTCCGCACTTGGGGTTTCCATTCTGGCCCCCGCGGTCGCGATAGGTGCTGTATGCTTCGCGATATCATTCACCGGTGCATTCTTCGGAAACCGAGTTGGCAGATATCTAGGGAACAGGGTCAGGGCGATAGGTGGGATCATCCTGATTTCCATAGGACTGAGGATACTCCTGGAGCACTTGGGGCTGATCGGCTGA
- a CDS encoding hotdog fold thioesterase, whose product MFREEPYTDMRELLSKDRIASSLGVRMLEWGSGRCRLEMVVDEKMLNAYGSCHGSAIFALADIAFAVSCNSGGVKSVALSMNINYRRPARQGERLIAEAKEESAGSTTALCRIKITNGDGKIVALADGLAYRIRA is encoded by the coding sequence ATGTTCAGGGAAGAACCATATACAGACATGCGGGAGCTCCTCTCAAAGGACAGGATCGCTTCGTCATTGGGGGTTAGGATGCTGGAATGGGGCTCGGGGAGATGCCGTTTGGAGATGGTCGTTGACGAGAAGATGCTTAACGCGTACGGTTCATGCCATGGATCGGCGATCTTCGCGCTGGCAGACATCGCCTTCGCGGTCTCTTGCAACTCGGGAGGCGTAAAGTCAGTGGCGCTGTCGATGAACATAAACTACAGGAGGCCGGCCAGGCAAGGTGAGAGACTGATCGCCGAGGCCAAAGAGGAGAGCGCGGGGTCTACCACCGCACTGTGCAGGATCAAGATCACGAACGGTGATGGGAAAATCGTTGCGCTCGCAGACGGGCTGGCATACCGGATCAGGGCTTAG